Part of the Desulfohalovibrio reitneri genome is shown below.
CCGCTGGCCCATGGCCTCGTGGCGCGGTCCGGCCAGTACGCGTCCGGCGAAGCCAGGCTCCGGGGCCACGCCCACGCGGATGACCCGCGTCCCGGCATCCCAGGCGGCCAGCACCGCCTTGCCCAGCAGTTCCAGGGTGGGGGCCAGGGGCCAGGGACGATACGCCCCGGCTCGCCAGGAGCGGGCCAGGGGGGTGGACTCCAGCACCAGGGCGGGGTGCAGCCGCAGCCAGTCCGGCCGCAGGGCCATGGCGCGGGAAACGTCCTCCAGAAAGACGCCCGGGGACTGGTCCGGCAGCCCGGCCATGAGGTGCAGCCCCACCCGCAGTCCGGCGGAGCGGGCCGCCTCCACCGCCCGGTTGACGGACTCGGCGTCGTGACCGCGCCCCACGGCTTGAAGCACCCGGTCGCTGAGGCTCTGCGCGCCAAGCTCCACGCCGGTCAGACCGCCTTCGGCCAGTTCGCGGGCCAGGGCGGGGTCCAGGGCATCGGGTCGGGTGGAGCAGCGCACCCCGCTGACCGTTCCGCGCCGGGCGTGCTCCGCGGCGGTTTCCAGAAAGGCGTTTCGCGAGTGGCGAGGCAGGGCGGTGAAGCTGCCGCCGAACAGCCCCACCTCCACCGGCCGGGAGGAGTCCTGGGTGGCCAGCCCGGCGCGCATGCGTTCCAGGGCGGCGGCGGGGTCGGCCTCCGCGCCTGTCTGGGCGCGCTGGTCGCAGAAGGCGCAGCGGCCGGGGCATCCGGCGTGGGGCAGAAAGACCGGAATGATGCGCGGCCGTCCCTCTCCGGGCGACGGATGGGAGAAGGCCTCCCCTCCGGATAGCCCCGAGTGTCTTGAATTGCTGGGAATCGCCATCTACCTAGAAACCCGTAATTTACTGGCGGGTACTTGCCATGCCGTATTTACAGGGATAGACAAGTATGCTAAGAGTAGAAGTATATTGGACCCTTAAACGAAGTGGTGAGCATGCGCGATCCCGAGTGTGTATTTTGCAAGATCGTGGCCGGGGAAATCCCCAGCGCCAGCGTCCTGGACCGGGACAACGTCTACGCCTTCCTGGACCTCAATCCGGTGCGGCAGGGACACGCCCTGGTCATCCCCAAGTCCCACTATCCCACGCTGCTGGACCTGGACCCCGGCTTGGCCGCCGACCTGCTGCGGGCGCAGCAGGATGTGGCCCGTGCCGTCATGCTGGCCACCGGCGCGGACGGCGTCAACCTGGGGCTCAACCTGGGGGAGGCCGCGGGCCAGGTCGTCTTTCACGCCCATTATCATATTATACCACGCTTCCATGAGGACGGGCTGCGTTTGTGGCCCCAGACACCCTATCCCTCCCAGGACGAGATGAACCGCCTGGCCGGGGAGATTCGCGCCAGGCTCGGCTGACCGGCACAAGGAGAGGACCATGAGCAACACGTTGACCAAGGCTGACATCGTGGACACCATCCACGAACGGATGGACATGAACCGCGCTGAGATCAAGGATCACGTCGAGGCGCTGTTGGACATCATGAAGCAGGCCATCAAGAGCGACCACAGCCTGCTCATTTCCGGCTTCGGCAAGTTCGAGGCCTATGACAAGGACGCCCGCAAGGGGCGCAATCCCCAGACAAACGAGACCATCACCCTGCCTCCGCGCAAGGTGGTCGTGTTCCGCCTGTCTCGCAAGTTCCGCGGGGAGATCAACGACCAGCGAGAATGAAGGCCCGGGGGTGCTCCCCGGTCAGTCCCCGCCGCCCCTTGAGCGCGGCCGAGAGGCTGTTGAACACCCCGGCCTGGACCCGCCAGAAGGTCCGGCCCTCCACCTCGGCGCGCTGAACCCGCGTGCCCCTGTAGCCGTCGCCCCGCAAGGCGGAGGCCAGACGCAGCGCGTTCTCCTTGACGGTGAACGCTCCCACCTGCACGTAGAATTCCCCGCGCAGATCATTCCTCGTGGCCCCGGCCACGCTGCCCACGGTGCTCAGCCGCACCCGGGCCAGGCCGGTCTTGTCCATGCCCAGCTTCCTGGCCGCGGCGTAGGAGAGGTCGATGATGCGCTTGCGGGTGTCCACGAAAGGCCCCCGGTCGTTGACCCGCACCAGCACCTCGCGGCCGTTGTCCTTGTTGAGCACCCGCAGCCGGGTGCCCATGGGCAGCACGCGGTGGGCCGCTGTGAAGGCGTACATGTCGTAGGTCTCGCCGTTGGCCGTGGGGTTGCCGTGGAACTTGCGGCCATACCAGGAGGCCACTCCCTCTTGCACGTAGCCGTCGGCCGTGGGCATGGGGGTGTAGCTGGCCCCGAACACGGTGTAGGGACGCTGGGTGGCCGGGGTCTTGCCCGTTTCCGTTGGGGCGGGGGCCTGCCCGCTGACGCCGGGACGTCCGGCGCGATGGCTGGAGCAGCCCGCCAGCAGGACCAGGGCCAGCAGGCAGATGCAGGCGAGGGATGCGGTGCGGGGCACGGTGGTCGGTCTCCAGGGTGGGGGCGGGCCCCCTGTCTGCGGGCCGGGCGCGAGCGGGCCCGGCCGCCGGATGCGAAAACGCCCGGGCCGCCATAGGCCCGGGCGTGTCATTGCCCGCAGGGGTGGCCGTGTCCAGCGCGGGCGCGAGGCCGGCCGCCGCCAAGCGGCGAATCACCCGCTAGAAGCCGTAGCCGAGTTCCTTGCGGATCTGGGCGGGCAGATTGGCCGTGGAGGCGGGCTCCAGCTTTTTCCAGGGAGCGCCTGCCTGCTTGCGGACCTGCTTGACCTCGGCCAGATCGAAACCGTGGCGCGGGATGGAGAAAACCTGCCCGGGGTAGATCAGGTCGGGGTCGTTGATCTTGCCGCGATTGGCCTTGTAAATGAGGGGCCACATGAAGGGGTCGTTGTAGACTTGGGCCTCTTCGGAAATGTTCCACAGGCAGTCGCCCTTGACCACGGTGTGCGAGGTGGGCAGATCGCCGTAGGTCATCTCGTACAGTTCCATGGGCGTGGGCTCGGGGGCTTCCTCCTCGACCACGACCACTTCCTCTTCCTCGACGACCTCGACCTGCTCTTCCTGCTTGGGCTCGGGCTGGGGTTTTTCGGCGGTCTGCTGTTTGCTTGCGCAGCCCCAGGCCAGAGCCAGGCTCAGCAGCAGCGCCATCAGGGTCAACCTCTTCATGCTCGCTTCCTCCGTTTTTGCTGGCGAATAACCGTGCGCCACGCACTGTATCACACAATGTAACGTTTTTTCCAGGTATCAACAATCTCCCGTTCATGCAACACGCTTTCCCCTGTTTCCCCCCGGCTTTCCGCGTATTCCAGGGCCTTGGCGGCCTTCTCCATCCAGCCGCCCTCTCGCAGGGAACGGGCCGCCTGCAGGTACAGCTCGCCCGGCTCGCCGTTGTACAGGGCGTCAACAAGATCCTGATATCCCACGCCAAATACCTCCCGAACCAGTCCTTCTTCCTCGTACAGGAAGCGGGCCAGCAGGGGGTTGTCGCGGTGCTCCGCCAGGTAGATGGGGAAAAGGCGGCGACAGTGGTACATGATAAAGCGGATGCGTTTTATCTCACGTTGCATTGACTGCCGGGTCTGTTTGACCACCTGGTACAGCTCCTGGCAGATGACCGCCTCCTCCCTGGGCAGATCCTGGGAGCGCATTTCGCGGAACCAGGGGGCGTAGGCGCCCTGCTGGTAGGCGTCCTCCTTGAGCTTGACCGTCTCGTGGAAGATGTAGCCCACGCCCCAGTCCAGAAACTGCCCCACCAGGCGCTCCTCCTCGTCGGAACGGAAGGTGTGGTGGGCGGTGTCCTTGAGCCGCCATAAAAGGCCCTTGTTGTTCTCCTCCCCCAGCAACTCGCGCAGCGCTTCGAACTCCAGGCGGCCGTAATGGTCGAAGCGGCGGAACTGGTCCTCCAGCCGCCTGCCTGCCTTGCAGAAGTCGCGCAGCACGTCGCGGATGAACTGGGGTTTCTTGCGTCGTATCCATTCCTTGGACATGGCTTGCTCCTCGGGG
Proteins encoded:
- a CDS encoding elongator complex protein 3 gives rise to the protein MAIPSNSRHSGLSGGEAFSHPSPGEGRPRIIPVFLPHAGCPGRCAFCDQRAQTGAEADPAAALERMRAGLATQDSSRPVEVGLFGGSFTALPRHSRNAFLETAAEHARRGTVSGVRCSTRPDALDPALARELAEGGLTGVELGAQSLSDRVLQAVGRGHDAESVNRAVEAARSAGLRVGLHLMAGLPDQSPGVFLEDVSRAMALRPDWLRLHPALVLESTPLARSWRAGAYRPWPLAPTLELLGKAVLAAWDAGTRVIRVGVAPEPGFAGRVLAGPRHEAMGQRAASRALWLHVRRLLAHEGIRPRSLEVPARHLSDALGWRGEMLPRWKALGLGREDIRPVEGDFFLVR
- a CDS encoding HIT family protein — its product is MRDPECVFCKIVAGEIPSASVLDRDNVYAFLDLNPVRQGHALVIPKSHYPTLLDLDPGLAADLLRAQQDVARAVMLATGADGVNLGLNLGEAAGQVVFHAHYHIIPRFHEDGLRLWPQTPYPSQDEMNRLAGEIRARLG
- a CDS encoding integration host factor subunit alpha, which gives rise to MSNTLTKADIVDTIHERMDMNRAEIKDHVEALLDIMKQAIKSDHSLLISGFGKFEAYDKDARKGRNPQTNETITLPPRKVVVFRLSRKFRGEINDQRE
- a CDS encoding septal ring lytic transglycosylase RlpA family protein, whose translation is MPRTASLACICLLALVLLAGCSSHRAGRPGVSGQAPAPTETGKTPATQRPYTVFGASYTPMPTADGYVQEGVASWYGRKFHGNPTANGETYDMYAFTAAHRVLPMGTRLRVLNKDNGREVLVRVNDRGPFVDTRKRIIDLSYAAARKLGMDKTGLARVRLSTVGSVAGATRNDLRGEFYVQVGAFTVKENALRLASALRGDGYRGTRVQRAEVEGRTFWRVQAGVFNSLSAALKGRRGLTGEHPRAFILAGR
- a CDS encoding LysM peptidoglycan-binding domain-containing protein; this translates as MKRLTLMALLLSLALAWGCASKQQTAEKPQPEPKQEEQVEVVEEEEVVVVEEEAPEPTPMELYEMTYGDLPTSHTVVKGDCLWNISEEAQVYNDPFMWPLIYKANRGKINDPDLIYPGQVFSIPRHGFDLAEVKQVRKQAGAPWKKLEPASTANLPAQIRKELGYGF